Proteins encoded in a region of the Planococcus citri chromosome 1, ihPlaCitr1.1, whole genome shotgun sequence genome:
- the LOC135832885 gene encoding mediator of RNA polymerase II transcription subunit 15-like — protein MNITEENSWRTTLFRIHIVRKIEEEILKSGISTNKTSMEMENHLYQRANTKDEYLYYVARLILHLGEMGSNRRDQMEAAGGPIFQDNLVNEPSEE, from the exons atgaatattacCGAAGAAAATAGCTGGAGAACAACTCTCTTTAGAATTCATATCGTTCGGAAGAT TGAAGAAGAAATCCTTAAATCCGGTATATCAACGAATAAAACTAGTatggaaatggaaaatcatCTGTACCAAAGAGCGAACACCAAA GATGAGTACTTATATTACGTTGCAAGACTGATACTACATCTAGGAGAAATGG gtTCAAATCGAAGAGATCAAATGGAAGCTGCAGGAGgaccaatttttcaagataattTAGTAAATGAACCTAGTGAGGAATAA
- the LOC135832877 gene encoding mitochondrial glutamate carrier 1-like gives MATTQVAQGNVVSSSTTPKQFSLVPKIVNGGIAGVIGVSVVFPLDLVKTRLQSQQIGPNGERMYNSMLDCFRKTYRAEGYFGMYKGSAVNILLITPEKAIKLAANDFFRYHLTTEPGKPLPLIREMIAGASAGFCQIVITTPMELLKIQMQDAGRVAAQAKLEGKTVPKISATSLTLDLIRTKGILGLYKGAAATMFRDVSFSIIYFPLFARLNSLGPRKSDGSGEAVLWCSFLSGCTSGSLAALLVNPIDVVKTRLQAIKKAEGEASYNGVADAFTKILKNEGVTAFFKGGACRMIVIAPLFGIAQMVYFLGVAEKLLGYNK, from the exons ATGGCAACCACACAAGT CGCACAAGGAAATGTCGTTTCTTCGTCCACCACTCCTAAACAATTCTC ACTTGTACCTAAAATCGTCAACGGAGGAATCGCAGGTGTAATCGGTGTATCAGTCGTCTTTCCTCTCGATTTAGTAAAAACCCGATTGCAGAGTCAGCAAATTGGACCAAATGGGGAACGTATGTACAATTCAAT gTTGGACTGTTTTCGAAAAACATACAGAGCTGAGGGTTATTTTGGGATGTACAAAG gctCTGCTGTAAATATTCTGTTGATTACTCCTGAAAAGGCGATTAAGTTGGctgcaaatgatttttttagataTCACTTAACTACTGAACCAGG GAAACCTCTACCATTAATCAGGGAAATGATCGCCGGGGCTAGTGCAGGTTTCTGTCAAATTGTCATCACAACACCCATGGAgttattaaaaatacaaatgcAAGACGCTGGTCGTGTTGCTGCGCAAGCTAAACTAG AAGGAAAAACTGTACCTAAAATATCGGCCACATCACTAACATTAGATTTGATTCGTACCAAAGGCATATTAGGTTTGTATAAAGGCGCTGCTGCTACCATGTTCAGAGATGTATCATTTTCAATCATATATTTCCCACTGTTTGCCCGGTTAAATTCTCTCGGTCCAAGGAAAAGTGATGGCTCgg GTGAAGCTGTGTTATGGTGTTCTTTTTTGTCGGGATGTACTTCGGGATCTCTTGCGGCGCTTTTGGTTAATCCGATTGATGTTGTAAAAACTCGTTTACAAGCTATTAAGAAAGCAGAAGGAGAAGCTAGTTATAACGGCGTTGCTGATGCATTtac caaaattttgaaaaatgaaggagTTACTGCGTTTTTCAAAGGCGGAGCATGTCGTATGATCGTAATCGCACCTCTTTTCGGTATCGCTCAAATGGTCTATTTCCTCGGTGTAGCCGAAAAACTTCTCGGTTATAACAAATAG
- the Vha26 gene encoding V-type proton ATPase subunit E gives MALSDADVQKQIKHMMAFIEQEANEKAEEIDAKAEEEFNLEKGRLVQNQRLKIMEYYERKEKQVELQKKIQSSNMLNQARLKALKVREDYVRDVLDEARRRLGQITKDEDSYREVLRKLIVQGLLQLLENNVLLRIREKDQSIVEGVLSTVIEDYKKTSGKEVNIKIDSDTFLSAETCGGIDLLAQKGKIKINNTLEARLELIASQLIPEIRIALFGRNPNRKFND, from the exons atggCTCTAAGCGACGCTGACGTTCAAAAACAG ATCAAGCATATGATGGCCTTCATAGAGCAAGAGGCCAACGAGAAAGCTGAAGAAATCGACGCTAAAGCGGAGGAGgaatttaatttggaaaaaggTCGGCTGGTTCAGAATCAACGATTGAAAATCATGGAATATTACGAACGCAAGGAAAAACAAGTTGAATTACAAAAGAAAAT ACAATCTTCGAATATGTTGAATCAAGCTCGTCTGAAAGCTTTGAAAGTTCGTGAAGATTACGTTCGCGATGTATTGGATGAAGCTAGACGTCGTTTGGGACAAATTACGAAAGATGAAGACAGTTATAGAGAAGTACTACGAAAATTGATTGTCCAAGGGCTTTTACAA TTATTGGAAAACAACGTCTTGCTCCGTATCCGTGAAAAAGATCAAAGCATCGTTGAAGGTGTTCTTAGTACGGTAATTGAAGATTACAAGAAAACCTCCGGTAAAGAAGTCAATATAAAAATCGATTCTGATACATTTTTATCTGCTGAAACTTGCGGAGGTATCGACTTATTGGCGCAAAAAGGAAagataaaaatcaacaatactCTTGAAGCTAGACTTGAATTGATCGCCTCGCAGCTAATTCCAGAAATAAGAATCGCATTATTCGGTCGTAACCCTAATCGTAAATTCAACGACTAA